In one Hypomesus transpacificus isolate Combined female chromosome 18, fHypTra1, whole genome shotgun sequence genomic region, the following are encoded:
- the hes2.1 gene encoding transcription factor HES-2.1, with product MTPSVASETNESLPSRSTVAQRKEANELRRTLKPMLEKKRRARINDSLGHLKTLILPLVGKDNARYSKLEKADILEMTVRFLTDLPSTPVKSSTDSFKEGYKACLQRVSALLPKTNLDKDACQRVNEFIQQSMSTSANPACQNCCAQSSKAFPQIQQRLRSLKANLNSRVENHSHSSGSPPNRPQPVPQAVNANMWRPW from the exons ATGACACCAAGCGTCGCGTCTGAGACAAACGAGTCTCTCCCCTCAAGGTCCACCGTGGCACAGAGGAAAGAAGCAAACGAACTGAGAAGG ACTCTCAAGCCCATGTTGGAAAAGAAAAGGCGAGCACGCATCAACGACAGCCTTGGACATTTGAAGACCCTTATCCTGCCTCTTGTTGGCAAAGACAACGCTCGTTACTCGAAACTCGAGAAAGCAGATATTCTCGAGATGACCGTACGATTCCTCACAGATCTTCCTTCAACTCCAGTCAAAA GTTCAACAGATAGTTTCAAAGAAGGGTATAAAGCATGTCTCCAGCGAGTCTCTGCTTTGCTCCCTAAAACGAACCTGGACAAAGATGCCTGCCAGCGAGTGAACGAGTTTATTCAGCAGTCCATGTCTACGTCTGCCAACCCAGCCTGTCAGAACTGTTGCGCCCAGAGTTCCAAAGCTTTTCCCCAGATTCAACAGCGACTACGGAGCCTCAAAGCCAACCTTAACTCCAGAGTTGAGAACCACTCACACAGCAGCGGTTCTCCTCCCAACCGACCACAGCCAGTGCCACAAGCTGTAAATGCTAACATGTGGAGACCTTGGTAG
- the LOC124480226 gene encoding transcription factor HES-2-like: protein MISGQIQPFVPRLTVARRKEALELRKTMKPLMEKRRRARINQSLNQLKTLILPLTGKDKSRHSKLEKADILEMTVGFLSDMPAQTKRSTDNYKEGYKACLQRVSALLSKTNLDKDACQRVNEFIQQSMSTSVTPACQNCCTQNSRAVSQIQQRTMSLKANLSSRVENHSHIRGPLANRPQPVPQAVNANMWRPW from the exons ATGATCTCTGGACAGATCCAACCATTTGTTCCAAGGCTGACTGTTGCCCGGAGAAAGGAGGCGCTGGAACTGAGAAAG ACTATGAAACCGTTGATGGAAAAGAGAAGGCGCGCACGTATCAACCAGAGCCTCAATCAACTGAAAACTCTCATACTTCCTTTGACCGGCAAAGAT AAATCTCGACACTCAAAGCTTGAAAAAGCTGATATCCTTGAGATGACCGTGGGATTCCTCAGTGATATGCCCGCTCAAACCAAAC GTtcaactgacaattacaaagaAGGGTACAAAGCATGTCTCCAGCGCGTATCCGCTTTACTCTCCAAGACGAACCTGGACAAAGACGCCTGCCAGCGGGTGAACGAGTTTATTCAGCAGTCCATGTCTACGTCTGTCACCCCAGCATGTCAGAACTGTTGCACCCAGAACTCCAGAGCCGTCTCCCAGATTCAACAGAGAACCATGAGCCTCAAAGCTAATCTTAGTTCCAGAGTTGAGAACCACTCACACATCAGAGGTCCCCTTGCCAACCGACCACAACCGGTGCCACAAGCTGTCAATGCTAACATGTGGAGGCCTTGGTAG